A part of Muntiacus reevesi chromosome 12, mMunRee1.1, whole genome shotgun sequence genomic DNA contains:
- the FOXH1 gene encoding forkhead box protein H1: MGPCSNPRLGLPEGDSPSQPPKRRKKRYLRHDKPPYTYLAMIALVIQAAPSRRLKLAQIIRQVQAAFPFFRDDYEGWKDSIRHNLSSNRCFRKVPKDPAKPQAKGNFWAVDVSLIPAEALRLQNTALCRRWQSRGARGAFAKDLGPYVLHGRPYQPPSPQSPPCEDFSIKSLLGGSGEGTPQNSPSRSGSECSGEGEVPAALPPSEKPLWPVCPCPRPIRAEGKTSQGENSRPSVLSPEPRAWPLHLLQGTPDPGVLSGGGHRASLWGQLPTSYLPIYTPNVVMPLAPLPPTSCPRCPPSTSTGYWGVAPETHGPTRLLWDLDALFQGVPPNKSIYDVWVSHPRDLATPTPGWLLSWYGL; the protein is encoded by the exons ATGGGGCCCTGCAGCAACCCCCGCCTGGGGCTCCCCGAGGGGGATTCGCCCTCCCAGCCACccaaaaggaggaagaagagatacCTGCGGCATGACAAGCCCCCCTACACCTACTTGGCCATGATCGCCCTTGTGATCCAGGCTGCACCCTCCCGCAGGCTGAAGCTGGCCCAG ATCATCCGTCAGGTCCAGGCCGCGTTCCCCTTCTTCAGGGACGATTACGAAGGCTGGAAAGACTCCATCCGCCACAACCTCTCCTCCAACCGGTGCTTCCGCAAG gtgCCCAAGGATCCCGCGAAGCCCCAGGCCAAGGGCAACTTCTGGGCGGTCGATGTGAGCCTGATCCCGGCCGAGGCGCTGCGGCTGCAGAACACGGCCCTGTGCCGGCGCTGGCAGAGCAGGGGCGCGAGGGGAGCTTTCGCCAAGGACCTCGGCCCCTACGTGCTGCACGGCCGGCCCTACCAGCCGCCCAGTCCCCAGTCGCCGCCCTGCGAGGACTTCAGCATCAAGTCTCTGCTAGGGGGCTCTGGGGAGGGGACGCCGCAGAACAGTCCCAGTCGGTCAGGCTCAGAGTGCTCAGGGGAGGGAGAGGTACCTGCTGCACTCCCGCCCTCTGAGAAGCCTCTGTGGCCCGTCTGCCCCTGCCCAAGGCCCATCAGGGCAGAGGGGAAGACTTCCCAGGGGGAAAACAGCAGGCCCTCCGTCCTGTCCCCTGAGCCCAGGGCCTGGCCTCTCCACTTACTGCAGGGCACCCCAGACCCCGGGGTTCTCTCTGGTGGAGGTCACAGGGCCTCGCTGTGGGGGCAGCTGCCCACCTCCTACTTGCCCATTTACACTCCCAATGTGGTGATGCCTTTGGCCCCACTGccacccacctcctgcccccGGTGCCCTCCCTCCACCAGCACGGGCTATTGGGGGGTGGCCCCGGAAACCCATGGCCCCACAAGGCTGCTCTGGGATCTagatgctctcttccagggggtGCCACCCAACAAAAGCATCTATGATGTTTGGGTTAGCCACCCCCGAGACCTGgctacccccaccccaggctggctGCTCTCCTGGTATGGCCTGTGa
- the LOC136144958 gene encoding zinc finger TRAF-type-containing protein 1 isoform X1 — MSGAEEAGGGGPAAGPAGSVPAGVGTGAGVGVGAGPGAAAGPPAAAALGEAAGPGLPDEAGLAGARQLQEAAGDPDAPPKKRLRAAEAAEAAAAAAAAGSGKLEERLYSVLCCTVCLDLPKASVYQCTNGHLMCAGCFIHLLADARLKEEQATCPNCRCEISKSLCCRNLAVEKAVSELPSECGFCLCQFPRSILERHQKEECQDRVTQCKYKRIGCPWHGPFHELTVHEAACAHPTKTGNELMEILDEMDQSHRKEMQLYNSIFSLLSFEKIGYTEVQFRPYRTDDFITRLYYETPRFTVLNQTWVLKARVNDSERNPNLSCKRTLSFQLLLKSKVTAPLECSFLLLKGPYDDVKISPVIYHFVFTNESNETDYVPLPIVDSVECNKLLAAKNINLRLFLFQIQK; from the exons ATGTCCGGCGCCGAGGAGGCTGGCGGAGGCGGCCCGGCCGCGGGGCCAGCCGGCTCCGTGCCGGCCGGGGTCGGGACCGGGGCCGGGGTCGGGGTCGGGGCCGGGCCCGGGGCGGCCGCGGGgccgccggcggcggcggcgctgggTGAGGCGGCGGGGCCCGGGCTCCCAGACGAGGCGGGCCTAGCCGGCGCCCGGCAGCTGCAGGAGGCGGCGGGCGACCCCGACGCGCCGCCCAAGAAGCGGCTACGGGCGGCCGAGGCAgccgaggcggcggcggcggcggcggcggcgggcagcgggAAGCTGGAGGAGCGGCTCTACTCGGTTCTGTGCTGCACGGTCTGCCTGGACCTGCCCAAGGCCTCCGTGTACCAG TGTACTAACGGTCACTTGATGTGCGCTGGCTGTTTTATCCACCTACTAGCAGATGCCCGGCTGAAGGAGGAGCAGGCCACGTGCCCCAACTGTCGTTGCGAGATCAGTAAGAGCCTCTGCTGCCGCAACCTGGCCGTGGAGAAGGCCGTGAGCGAGCTGCCCTCCGAGTGTGGCTTCTGCCTGTGCCAGTTCCCCCGCTCCATCCTGGAGAGGCACCAGAAAGAGGAGTGCCAGGACAG GGTGACACAGTGCAAGTACAAGCGCATCGGCTGCCCGTGGCATGGCCCTTTTCACGAGCTGACGGTGCACGAGGCCGCATGTGCCCACCCAACCAAGACAGGCAACGAGCTGATGGAGATCCTGGATGAGATGGACCAAAGCCACCGCAAGGAGATGCAGCTCTACAACAGCATCTTCAGCCTGCTCAGCTTCGAAAAGATCGGCTATACAG AGGTCCAGTTCCGGCCGTACCGCACGGACGACTTCATCACACGTCTGTACTATGAGACGCCTCGGTTCACGGTGCTGAACCAGACGTGGGTCCTGAAGGCACGCGTGAACGACTCGGAGCGCAACCCCAACCTTTCGTGCAAGCGCACCCTCTCCTTCCAACTCCTGCTCAAGAGCAAGGTCACCGCGCCCCTGGAGTGCTCCTTCCTGCTGCTCAAGGGCCCGTACGACGATGTGAAGATCAGCCCCGTCATCTACCACTTCGTGTTCACCAATGAGAGCAACGAGACGGACTACGTACCGCTGCCCATCGTCGACTCTGTGGAGTGCAACAAGCTGCTGGCCGCCAAGAACATCAACCTGCGGCTCTTCCTGTTCCAGATTCAGAAGTAG
- the LOC136144958 gene encoding zinc finger TRAF-type-containing protein 1 isoform X5: MAPRPGGEWSSALSHLALGTVSLHAALSTAQCTNGHLMCAGCFIHLLADARLKEEQATCPNCRCEISKSLCCRNLAVEKAVSELPSECGFCLCQFPRSILERHQKEECQDRVTQCKYKRIGCPWHGPFHELTVHEAACAHPTKTGNELMEILDEMDQSHRKEMQLYNSIFSLLSFEKIGYTEVQFRPYRTDDFITRLYYETPRFTVLNQTWVLKARVNDSERNPNLSCKRTLSFQLLLKSKVTAPLECSFLLLKGPYDDVKISPVIYHFVFTNESNETDYVPLPIVDSVECNKLLAAKNINLRLFLFQIQK, translated from the exons ATGGCCCCCAGGCCAGGGGGCGAGTGGAGCTCCGCCCTGTCCCACCTGGCGCTGGGAACAGTGTCTCTGCACGCAGCCCTGAGTACTGCCCAG TGTACTAACGGTCACTTGATGTGCGCTGGCTGTTTTATCCACCTACTAGCAGATGCCCGGCTGAAGGAGGAGCAGGCCACGTGCCCCAACTGTCGTTGCGAGATCAGTAAGAGCCTCTGCTGCCGCAACCTGGCCGTGGAGAAGGCCGTGAGCGAGCTGCCCTCCGAGTGTGGCTTCTGCCTGTGCCAGTTCCCCCGCTCCATCCTGGAGAGGCACCAGAAAGAGGAGTGCCAGGACAG GGTGACACAGTGCAAGTACAAGCGCATCGGCTGCCCGTGGCATGGCCCTTTTCACGAGCTGACGGTGCACGAGGCCGCATGTGCCCACCCAACCAAGACAGGCAACGAGCTGATGGAGATCCTGGATGAGATGGACCAAAGCCACCGCAAGGAGATGCAGCTCTACAACAGCATCTTCAGCCTGCTCAGCTTCGAAAAGATCGGCTATACAG AGGTCCAGTTCCGGCCGTACCGCACGGACGACTTCATCACACGTCTGTACTATGAGACGCCTCGGTTCACGGTGCTGAACCAGACGTGGGTCCTGAAGGCACGCGTGAACGACTCGGAGCGCAACCCCAACCTTTCGTGCAAGCGCACCCTCTCCTTCCAACTCCTGCTCAAGAGCAAGGTCACCGCGCCCCTGGAGTGCTCCTTCCTGCTGCTCAAGGGCCCGTACGACGATGTGAAGATCAGCCCCGTCATCTACCACTTCGTGTTCACCAATGAGAGCAACGAGACGGACTACGTACCGCTGCCCATCGTCGACTCTGTGGAGTGCAACAAGCTGCTGGCCGCCAAGAACATCAACCTGCGGCTCTTCCTGTTCCAGATTCAGAAGTAG
- the KIFC2 gene encoding kinesin-like protein KIFC2 isoform X2: MDSKSQGQAGPVPGDAAYLRGAAPSSCWIPIARRKPFPFTKGRGPGAAACSAGRGPEGLAAAGTAHPWTAGRAEAAAGTSGGGAGPAAPGSGSNRLREKGSASDSGEQSPETELEPYSGPLAALGPCPPHQGPPGEGRSPAGAPGAASRSPGHHGSPPSPGLRARMASLRQGCGDLRGLVSTFTQSCQGSLSEAQGQVSWALGALSADGAGTQLVEAPQGPLPGCPGRLLELKGPRRQRLDLVSTPGNIRVLCRLRPGTPSSLVSLEPGPGGTVTTCYRGHQRRFRLDWVFPPHASQEEVFRELESAVLSCLGGYSVCIFTYGQTGTGKTYSMEGPPEDPGIAPRALQSLFREMGTGGQHRVTLSMVEIYNEAVRASPAPGSEAGPSRPRRSPGGWPHPLGRAQPGVSAPDAEPGEEQPGHRRHSHEPAQLSLARPGHADTAHSVPITRSWHRRHAAPRRPGGVRARLEGGGGQHIAGRPGRRPASTGGSNHQPLAAGAGRRDGRPAGPPAPRALPRLAAHTPTAAGAGPRRHGGAAAADLHAARGSRRDGVLPEVRRACEPSGAGAGQAPQGPSLRDTLLLEHRHTTLRDPLHPHDVARQPSKPRLRQRLQLGPGAAGGPAFLVLPKEPGSHLCGQRQQNPYSLMTSLISGDRCPPPSPPQTAGAHPPLPPWRSALPGVMITPPPPPYHHLLLSQRTAGDPRAADADLGQVVTRVTIPSPH, encoded by the exons ATGGATTCGAAGTCCCAGGGGCAGGCAGGCCCTGTCCCAGGGGATGCAGCCTATCTCAGGGGTGCAGCACCCTCCTCCTGCTG GATCCCCATTGCAAGAAGAAAGCCCTTCCCTTTCACCAAGGGGCGAGGCCCAGGGGCAGCAGCCTGCTCAGCTGGAAGAGGACCAGAGGGCTTGGCAGCGGCTGGAACAGCTCATCCTTGGACAG cTGGAAGAGCTGAAGCAGCAGCTGGAACATCAGGAGGAGGAGCTGGGCCAGCTGCGCCTGGGAGTG GGAGCAACAGACTCAGAGAAAAGGGTTCAGCATCTGACTCTGGAGAACAAAGCCCTGAAACAGAGCTTGAGCCTTACTCGGGACCTCTTGCTGCACTGGGGCCCTGCCCCCCACACCAGGGCCCCCCAG GAGAAGGCAGAAGCCCTGCTGGAGCTCCGGGGGCGGCTTCAAGAAGCCCAGGACACCACGGAAGCCCTCCGAGTCCAG GACTTCGTGCTCGCATGGCCAGCTTGCGTCAGGGCTGTGGGGACCTCCGGGGACTCGTCAGCACCTTTACCCAGAGCTGCCAGGGTTCTCTGAGCGAAGCCCAGGGACAG GTTTCCTGGGCTCTGGGGGCACTGTCAGCTGATGGGGCTGGGACTCAACTCGTGGAGGCGCCGCAGGGGCCTCTCCCCGGATGCCCAGGGCGGCTGCTGGAGCTCAAAG GACCCAGGAGGCAGCGCCTGGACCTGGTCTCCACCCCAGGAAACATCCGTGTGCTGTGTCGCCTGAGGCCAGGGACACCCTCCAGCCTGGTGAGCCTAGAGCCCGGCCCGGGTGGCACTGTTACTACCTGCTATCGAGGGCACCAGCGTCGCTTCCGCCTAGACTGGGTCTTCCCTCCACACGCCAGCCAGGAGGAG GTCTTCAGGGAGCTGGAGTCTGCTGTGCTGTCCTGCCTTGGGGGCTACAGTGTCTGCATTTTCACCTACGGTCAGACAGGGACGGGGAAGACCTACAGCATGGAG GGCCCACCTGAGGACCCCGGCATCGCTCCTAGGGCACTGCAGTCACTATTCCGGGAGATGGGCACAGGCGGGCAGCACCGCGTGACCCTCAGCATGGTGGAGATCTACAACGAGGCTGTCAG GGCCTCCCCAGCGCCTGGCAGTGAGGCAGGGCCCAGCAGGCCAAGGCGGAGTCCAGGTGGCTGGCCTCACCCACTGGGACGTGCCCAGCCTGGAGTCTCTGCACCAG AtgctgagcctggggaggagcaaCCGGGCCACCGCCGCCACAGCCATGAACCAGCGCAGCTCTCGCTCGCACGCCCTGGTCACGCTGACACTGCGCACAGCGTCCCCATCACGCGGTCCTGGCACCGCAG GCACGCTGCACCTCGTCGACCTGGCGGGGTCCGAGCGCGCCTGGAAGGCGGGGGCGGCCAGCACATCGCAGGAAGACCGGGACGGCGCCCAGCGTCTACGGGAGGCTCGAACCATCAACCGCTCGCTGCTGGCGCTGGGAGGCGTGATGGCCGCCCTGCGGGCCCGCCGGCCCCACGTGCCCTTCCGCGACTCGCAGCTCACACGCCTACTGCAGCCGGCGCTGGGCCCAGGCGCCACGGCGGTGCTGCTGCTGCAG ATCTCCACGCGGCCCGAGGATCTCGGCGAGACGGTGTGCTCCCTGAAGTTCGCCGAGCGTGTGAGCCGAGTGGAGCTGGGGCCGGCCAGGCCCCGCAGGGCCCCTCGCTCCGGGACACCCTCCTCCTTGAGCACCGACACACCACTCTCCGGGACCCCCTGCACCCCCACGACGTCGCCCGGCAGCCCTCCAAGCCCCGGCTTAGACAGCGGCTCCAGCTCGGCCCTGGCGCCGCCGGAGGACCTGCCTTCCTAGTCCTGCCCAAGGAGCCTGGGTCACATCTTTGCGGGCAGAGGCAGCAAAATCCCTATTCCCTCATGACTTCCTTGATCTCTGGGGACCGctgcccgcccccctccccgccccagacTGCCGGAGCCCACCCTCCTCTCCCACCCTGGAGGAGTGCTCTGCCTGGGGTAATGATcacacctcccccgcccccttaTCACCATCTGCTGTTATCGCAACGCACAGCAGGGGATCCCAGGGCCGCAGATGCAGACCTCGGCCAAGTGGTCACCAGAGTCACTATCCCATCACCACATTAG
- the KIFC2 gene encoding kinesin-like protein KIFC2 isoform X1: MRAGSAAGGHGVGAGTRGGVKPGPLPPRAPMYAFYSLLIYIFYSLFRRDGGAVAAADAENPAQSARYKPGSRRRADQPTAELWTELTGLVGSSEAEDGSGGGAERCPAEVSLEEALVRLAEFLSVQLGAEESFGTPPDLSKPGDVPPLLTVTGQLLALLAWIRSPRGRQALSQGMQPISGVQHPPPAGSPLQEESPSLSPRGEAQGQQPAQLEEDQRAWQRLEQLILGQLEELKQQLEHQEEELGQLRLGVGATDSEKRVQHLTLENKALKQSLSLTRDLLLHWGPAPHTRAPQEKAEALLELRGRLQEAQDTTEALRVQLGVQEMQLQGLQGALRQLQQETEQNCRRELQQMRGQLAGLRARMASLRQGCGDLRGLVSTFTQSCQGSLSEAQGQVSWALGALSADGAGTQLVEAPQGPLPGCPGRLLELKGNIRVLCRLRPGTPSSLVSLEPGPGGTVTTCYRGHQRRFRLDWVFPPHASQEEVFRELESAVLSCLGGYSVCIFTYGQTGTGKTYSMEGPPEDPGIAPRALQSLFREMGTGGQHRVTLSMVEIYNEAVRDLLAPGPPQRLAVRQGPAGQGGVQVAGLTHWDVPSLESLHQMLSLGRSNRATAATAMNQRSSRSHALVTLTLRTASPSRGPGTAGTLHLVDLAGSERAWKAGAASTSQEDRDGAQRLREARTINRSLLALGGVMAALRARRPHVPFRDSQLTRLLQPALGPGATAVLLLQISTRPEDLGETVCSLKFAERVSRVELGPARPRRAPRSGTPSSLSTDTPLSGTPCTPTTSPGSPPSPGLDSGSSSALAPPEDLPS, from the exons ATGCGCGCGGGCTCTGCGGCGGGCGGGCACGGTGTCGGCGCGGGGACGCGGGGCGGCGTGAAGCCGGGCCCTCTGCCGCCCCGCGCTCCCATGTACGCCTTCTACTCGCTGCTCATCTACATCTTCTACAGCCTCTTCCGTAGGGATGGCGGGGCCGTGGCGGCCGCCGACGCTGAAAACCCGGCCCAG AGCGCCCGCTATAAACCCGGGAGTCGCCGCCGCGCCGACCAGCCAACCGCAGAGCTGTGGACCGAGCTGACCGGCCTGGTCG GCTCTTCGGAGGCCGAGGATGGGTCGGGAGGGGGAGCCGAGCGCTGTCCGGCGGAGGTCTCTCTGGAAGAGGCTCTCGTGCGTCTTGCCGAGTTCCTGTCAGTCCAGCTGGGGGCGGAAGAGAGCTTTGGGACTCCTCCCGACCTGAGCAAG CCTGGTGATGTTCCCCCACTGTTGACGGTGACTGGTCAACTCTTGGCTCTCCTGGCATGGATTCGAAGTCCCAGGGGCAGGCAGGCCCTGTCCCAGGGGATGCAGCCTATCTCAGGGGTGCAGCACCCTCCTCCTGCTG GATCCCCATTGCAAGAAGAAAGCCCTTCCCTTTCACCAAGGGGCGAGGCCCAGGGGCAGCAGCCTGCTCAGCTGGAAGAGGACCAGAGGGCTTGGCAGCGGCTGGAACAGCTCATCCTTGGACAG cTGGAAGAGCTGAAGCAGCAGCTGGAACATCAGGAGGAGGAGCTGGGCCAGCTGCGCCTGGGAGTG GGAGCAACAGACTCAGAGAAAAGGGTTCAGCATCTGACTCTGGAGAACAAAGCCCTGAAACAGAGCTTGAGCCTTACTCGGGACCTCTTGCTGCACTGGGGCCCTGCCCCCCACACCAGGGCCCCCCAG GAGAAGGCAGAAGCCCTGCTGGAGCTCCGGGGGCGGCTTCAAGAAGCCCAGGACACCACGGAAGCCCTCCGAGTCCAG CTAggggtgcaggagatgcagctgcAGGGCCTTCAGGGGGCCCTCCGGCAGCTCCAGCAGGAGACTGAGCAGAACTGCAGGAGGGAGCTGCAGCAGATGCGAGGGCAGCTGGCAG GACTTCGTGCTCGCATGGCCAGCTTGCGTCAGGGCTGTGGGGACCTCCGGGGACTCGTCAGCACCTTTACCCAGAGCTGCCAGGGTTCTCTGAGCGAAGCCCAGGGACAG GTTTCCTGGGCTCTGGGGGCACTGTCAGCTGATGGGGCTGGGACTCAACTCGTGGAGGCGCCGCAGGGGCCTCTCCCCGGATGCCCAGGGCGGCTGCTGGAGCTCAAAG GAAACATCCGTGTGCTGTGTCGCCTGAGGCCAGGGACACCCTCCAGCCTGGTGAGCCTAGAGCCCGGCCCGGGTGGCACTGTTACTACCTGCTATCGAGGGCACCAGCGTCGCTTCCGCCTAGACTGGGTCTTCCCTCCACACGCCAGCCAGGAGGAG GTCTTCAGGGAGCTGGAGTCTGCTGTGCTGTCCTGCCTTGGGGGCTACAGTGTCTGCATTTTCACCTACGGTCAGACAGGGACGGGGAAGACCTACAGCATGGAG GGCCCACCTGAGGACCCCGGCATCGCTCCTAGGGCACTGCAGTCACTATTCCGGGAGATGGGCACAGGCGGGCAGCACCGCGTGACCCTCAGCATGGTGGAGATCTACAACGAGGCTGTCAG GGACCTCCTTGCCCCAGGGCCTCCCCAGCGCCTGGCAGTGAGGCAGGGCCCAGCAGGCCAAGGCGGAGTCCAGGTGGCTGGCCTCACCCACTGGGACGTGCCCAGCCTGGAGTCTCTGCACCAG AtgctgagcctggggaggagcaaCCGGGCCACCGCCGCCACAGCCATGAACCAGCGCAGCTCTCGCTCGCACGCCCTGGTCACGCTGACACTGCGCACAGCGTCCCCATCACGCGGTCCTGGCACCGCAG GCACGCTGCACCTCGTCGACCTGGCGGGGTCCGAGCGCGCCTGGAAGGCGGGGGCGGCCAGCACATCGCAGGAAGACCGGGACGGCGCCCAGCGTCTACGGGAGGCTCGAACCATCAACCGCTCGCTGCTGGCGCTGGGAGGCGTGATGGCCGCCCTGCGGGCCCGCCGGCCCCACGTGCCCTTCCGCGACTCGCAGCTCACACGCCTACTGCAGCCGGCGCTGGGCCCAGGCGCCACGGCGGTGCTGCTGCTGCAG ATCTCCACGCGGCCCGAGGATCTCGGCGAGACGGTGTGCTCCCTGAAGTTCGCCGAGCGTGTGAGCCGAGTGGAGCTGGGGCCGGCCAGGCCCCGCAGGGCCCCTCGCTCCGGGACACCCTCCTCCTTGAGCACCGACACACCACTCTCCGGGACCCCCTGCACCCCCACGACGTCGCCCGGCAGCCCTCCAAGCCCCGGCTTAGACAGCGGCTCCAGCTCGGCCCTGGCGCCGCCGGAGGACCTGCCTTCCTAG
- the LOC136144958 gene encoding zinc finger TRAF-type-containing protein 1 isoform X3: MCAGCFIHLLADARLKEEQATCPNCRCEISKSLCCRNLAVEKAVSELPSECGFCLCQFPRSILERHQKEECQDRVTQCKYKRIGCPWHGPFHELTVHEAACAHPTKTGNELMEILDEMDQSHRKEMQLYNSIFSLLSFEKIGYTEVQFRPYRTDDFITRLYYETPRFTVLNQTWVLKARVNDSERNPNLSCKRTLSFQLLLKSKVTAPLECSFLLLKGPYDDVKISPVIYHFVFTNESNETDYVPLPIVDSVECNKLLAAKNINLRLFLFQIQK; encoded by the exons ATGTGCGCTGGCTGTTTTATCCACCTACTAGCAGATGCCCGGCTGAAGGAGGAGCAGGCCACGTGCCCCAACTGTCGTTGCGAGATCAGTAAGAGCCTCTGCTGCCGCAACCTGGCCGTGGAGAAGGCCGTGAGCGAGCTGCCCTCCGAGTGTGGCTTCTGCCTGTGCCAGTTCCCCCGCTCCATCCTGGAGAGGCACCAGAAAGAGGAGTGCCAGGACAG GGTGACACAGTGCAAGTACAAGCGCATCGGCTGCCCGTGGCATGGCCCTTTTCACGAGCTGACGGTGCACGAGGCCGCATGTGCCCACCCAACCAAGACAGGCAACGAGCTGATGGAGATCCTGGATGAGATGGACCAAAGCCACCGCAAGGAGATGCAGCTCTACAACAGCATCTTCAGCCTGCTCAGCTTCGAAAAGATCGGCTATACAG AGGTCCAGTTCCGGCCGTACCGCACGGACGACTTCATCACACGTCTGTACTATGAGACGCCTCGGTTCACGGTGCTGAACCAGACGTGGGTCCTGAAGGCACGCGTGAACGACTCGGAGCGCAACCCCAACCTTTCGTGCAAGCGCACCCTCTCCTTCCAACTCCTGCTCAAGAGCAAGGTCACCGCGCCCCTGGAGTGCTCCTTCCTGCTGCTCAAGGGCCCGTACGACGATGTGAAGATCAGCCCCGTCATCTACCACTTCGTGTTCACCAATGAGAGCAACGAGACGGACTACGTACCGCTGCCCATCGTCGACTCTGTGGAGTGCAACAAGCTGCTGGCCGCCAAGAACATCAACCTGCGGCTCTTCCTGTTCCAGATTCAGAAGTAG
- the LOC136144958 gene encoding zinc finger TRAF-type-containing protein 1 isoform X2: MSGAEEAGGGGPAAGPAGSVPAGVGTGAGVGVGAGPGAAAGPPAAAALGEAAGPGLPDEAGLAGARQLQEAAGDPDAPPKKRLRAAEAAEAAAAAAAAGSGKLEERLYSVLCCTVCLDLPKASVYQCTNGHLMCAGCFIHLLADARLKEEQATCPNCRCEISKSLCCRNLAVEKAVSELPSECGFCLCQFPRSILERHQKEECQDRVTQCKYKRIGCPWHGPFHELTVHEAACAHPTKTGNELMEILDEMDQSHRKEMQLYNSIFSLLSFEKIGYTVVPPKLACAFVCPNGFDLPCDK, from the exons ATGTCCGGCGCCGAGGAGGCTGGCGGAGGCGGCCCGGCCGCGGGGCCAGCCGGCTCCGTGCCGGCCGGGGTCGGGACCGGGGCCGGGGTCGGGGTCGGGGCCGGGCCCGGGGCGGCCGCGGGgccgccggcggcggcggcgctgggTGAGGCGGCGGGGCCCGGGCTCCCAGACGAGGCGGGCCTAGCCGGCGCCCGGCAGCTGCAGGAGGCGGCGGGCGACCCCGACGCGCCGCCCAAGAAGCGGCTACGGGCGGCCGAGGCAgccgaggcggcggcggcggcggcggcggcgggcagcgggAAGCTGGAGGAGCGGCTCTACTCGGTTCTGTGCTGCACGGTCTGCCTGGACCTGCCCAAGGCCTCCGTGTACCAG TGTACTAACGGTCACTTGATGTGCGCTGGCTGTTTTATCCACCTACTAGCAGATGCCCGGCTGAAGGAGGAGCAGGCCACGTGCCCCAACTGTCGTTGCGAGATCAGTAAGAGCCTCTGCTGCCGCAACCTGGCCGTGGAGAAGGCCGTGAGCGAGCTGCCCTCCGAGTGTGGCTTCTGCCTGTGCCAGTTCCCCCGCTCCATCCTGGAGAGGCACCAGAAAGAGGAGTGCCAGGACAG GGTGACACAGTGCAAGTACAAGCGCATCGGCTGCCCGTGGCATGGCCCTTTTCACGAGCTGACGGTGCACGAGGCCGCATGTGCCCACCCAACCAAGACAGGCAACGAGCTGATGGAGATCCTGGATGAGATGGACCAAAGCCACCGCAAGGAGATGCAGCTCTACAACAGCATCTTCAGCCTGCTCAGCTTCGAAAAGATCGGCTATACAG TTGTTCCCCCAAAGCTTGCGTGCGCCTTCGTTTGCCCTAATGGGTTTGATTTGCCTTGTGACAAGTAG
- the LOC136144958 gene encoding transmembrane protein 276 isoform X4 — protein sequence MAPRPGGEWSSALSHLALGTVSLHAALSTAQANRGAAAGFLLQALAAATMLASGLGTDEDCLAGAWVATVIGLPLLAFDFHWVNGDCSSANLLLGGGMVLAVAGDHLGAEGRSVAGQAVVLVVAVTILIVAVFTTNSYGMWGGVMLGAAGLLSRLEEDRLLLLLPKEDICRWALAGGSWAYHRALHTQRLQWE from the exons ATGGCCCCCAGGCCAGGGGGCGAGTGGAGCTCCGCCCTGTCCCACCTGGCGCTGGGAACAGTGTCTCTGCACGCAGCCCTGAGTACTGCCCAG GCAAATCGAGGGGCCGCTGCTGGTTTCTTGCTCCAGGCCCTGGCCGCCGCCACCATGCTGGCTTCAGGGCTGGGCACGGATGAAGACTGTCTTGCTGGAGCCTGGGTGGCCACTGTCATTGGCCTGCCCCTTCTGGCCTTCGACTTCCACTGGGTGAATGGGGACTGCTCCTCCGCCAACCTGCTTCTGGGAGGAGGCATGGTGCTGGCAGTGGCTGGCGACCACCTTGGTGCTGAGGGCCGCTCTGTGGCTGGTCAGGCAGTGGTGCTGGTGGTCGCAGTGACTATCCTCATTGTGGCCGTTTTCACAACCAACTCTTATGGAATGTGGGGGGGTGTGATGCTGGGGGCTGCAGGTCTTCTGAGCCGGCTGGAGGAggacagactgctgctgctgctgccaaagGAGGACATCTGTCGCTGGGCCCTGGCCGGGGGCAGCTGGGCCTACCACCGGGCCCTGCACACACAGCGCCTACAGTGGGAGTGA